In the genome of Neofelis nebulosa isolate mNeoNeb1 chromosome 6, mNeoNeb1.pri, whole genome shotgun sequence, one region contains:
- the LOC131513447 gene encoding beta-defensin 112-like, whose product MPLLMTICTKRFEKLYSEIHNSSTISEKAEYSTKENKAARIKEHYDVFDPWKACIKLNGQCKNQCGENEFKMSYCARPETLCCLKVCDPVE is encoded by the exons ATGCCATTATTGATGACCATATGTACTAAAAGGTTTGAAAAACTATACTCAGAGATACATAATTCTTCCACAATATCTGAAAAGGCAGAATACagtacaaaggaaaacaaagcag cTAGAATTAAAGAGCACTATGATGTTTTTGATCCATGGAAAGCCTGTATAAAGCTTAATGGTCAATGTAAAAATCAATGTGGTGAAAATGAATTTAAGATGTCGTACTGTGCAAGACCTGAAACTCTTTGCTGCTTGAAAGTATGCGACCCTGTCGAGTAA